In one Dermatophagoides farinae isolate YC_2012a chromosome 4, ASM2471394v1, whole genome shotgun sequence genomic region, the following are encoded:
- the LOC124490571 gene encoding cytoplasmic dynein 2 light intermediate chain 1 — protein sequence MAGNHDDDDDKSDHRPDIWIESQKLLKTSLNVQREHGYLYGYSTLVFIGSHFGGKSSIINRFIDQTKSTNDLSKYEETIALEYRYLCRQIDSTTMDNRLRQQQDQLFYENSMKICNIWELGHELLFIDLLKFTINNHTINNNVSLIIVIDLTQPNKMATLLDNIIKWIRKHLQSILSNDHQTCEQMQQLSLKRSIYYRSDNENNENRPKNPLLIPVTIIGSKYDEYQNMDPEIKKQITRYLRTISYELGGQIIYHSNRSDTLTKRVNQAFESLAFDRLTFDQEDRSKPSVSTNIAKPILLPFGYDTVAKIGIESTSTMDQVRQQFEKIFPQIDLEQSYQSTMGDIDPRFDTNFAEPEIDKILEYKYMLLDGGGGGNKNRTK from the exons ATGGCCggtaatcatgatgatgatgatgataaaagtgACCACCGGCCAGATATATGGATTGAAtcacaaaaattattgaaaacatcTTTAAATGTACAACGTGAACACGGTTATCTTTATGGTTATTCAACATTAGTGTTTATTGGTTCACATTTTggt gGTAAAAGTTCAATTATAAAtcgatttattgatcaaacaaaatctaCCAATGATTTATCTAAATATGAAGAAACTATTGCATTGGAATATCGATATTTATGTAGAcaaattgattcaacaacaatggataATCGtctacgacaacaacaggaTCAATTATTCTATGAAAACAGTATGAAAATATGTAATATTTGGGAACTAGGccatgaattattatttattgatctATTGAAATTtaccatcaacaatcatacgataaataataatgtatcaTTAATCATTGTGATTGATCTAACACAGCCGAATAAAATGGCAACATTATTGgacaatataataaaatggatTCGTAAACATTTACAATCAATATTGtccaatgatcatcaaacatgTGAACAAATgcaacaattatcattgaaacgttcaatttattatcgttctgataatgaaaataatgaaaatcggccaaaaaatccattattaATACCGGTAACAATTATTGGTAgtaaatatgatgaatatcaaAATATGGATCCAGAGATTAAGAAACAAATTACACGTTATTTACGGACAATATCATATGAATTAGGTGGacaaattatttatcattcaaatcgaTCGGATACATTAACCAAACGCGTTAATCAAGCATTTGAATCATTAGCATTTGATAGATTAACATTTGACCAGGAAGATCGTAGTAAACCATCAGTGTCAACAAATATAGCCAAACCaatattattaccatttggTTATGATACAGTGGCTAAAATTGGTAttgaatcaacatcaacaatggaTCAAGTACGacaacaatttgaaaaaatatttccacAAATAGATTTAGAACAATCATATCAAAGTACAATGGGTGATATAGATCCACGTTTTGATACAAATTTTGCTGAACCagaaattgataaaatattGGAATATAAATACATGCTATtagatggtggtggtggtggtaacaAAAATCGAACGAAATAA
- the LOC124490573 gene encoding transcription factor BTF3 homolog 4-like produces the protein MNAEKLSKLQSQVRIGGKGTARRKKKVVHRTATTDDKKLQSSLKKLTVNSIPGIEEVNMFKEDGTVIHFTNPKVQASLAANTFAITGQSEQKRISDMMPGILNQLRPENLNRLNNLFSDLAGAGGQSNNVADLLAAAAAAQKQQQQEQSDGSNVGAAAGAGAGAAATGTSSSIIEEEDDDEVPELVQNFDEAAKIHETK, from the exons ATGAATGCTGAAAAGTTAAGCAAACTTCAATCACAAGTTCGAATCGGTGGCAAG GGTACAGCACGTAGGAAGAAAAAGGTTGTCCATCGTACAGCAACAACTGATGATAAAAAGTTACAAAGTTCGCTCAAAAAATTGACCGTTAATTCTATTCCTGGTATTGAAGAG gttaaTATGTTCAAAGAGGATGGTACTGTTATACATTTTACAAATCCAAAAGTACAAGCATCATTGGCGGCCAATACATTCGCTATAACTGGTCAATCGGAACAGAAACGTATATCGGATATGATGCCTGgtatattgaatcaattacGACCGGAAAATCTAAATcgtttgaataatttattcagTGATTTAGCCGGTGCTGGTggtcaatcaaataatgttGCCGATTTATTGGCTGCAGCTGCTGCAgcacaaaaacaacaacaacaagaacaatcGGATGGTAGTAATGTTGGTGCTGCTGCTGGTGCTGGTGCTGGTGCTGCTGCTACtggtacatcatcatcgattattgaagaagaagatgatgatgaagtacCGGAATTGGTACAGAATTTTGATGAAGCTGCCAAGATTCATGAAACAAAGTGA
- the LOC124490568 gene encoding uncharacterized protein LOC124490568, with translation MSSSQIQNQQANNADTNNSQNVSGKSKGKQKKKGEKLDVDLFFANTTTNWASIMEDDSENDIIPPSQYNLPDAPKALVNEIDPSQLPSVPPFKIHLRNLHYDLEKEDLEGLFKNLTVVDIQMIKDRTIRTAWVEFETKQDLIQALDLNNRAVRGRNISMSLDRGGSDRYGSGDRRGRSGFGGRDNTSSDWRLRDTMPPKQVYPPPSVESYDQVPKTGGYGGNRGPRRYGDDDGGYAPPPSHRNDYSGGRSGGYDDRGDDRSGYDDRYGRRNDYGHRRGNDSSGGMSGGDGGNWRRNDKPQEEPSNWRREVPSIPHQQQQDHSSYEQPRGGRSLRYDDNNVSSRAMLPPRMASDQQQQQQSSYRNDDTSGYNDDLYSTPLPTRTSNQSIDHHTDMQQPSSRALRNESSSAYDQRRSINEQYYQSNDQSRSGHRNPPLMDHQPRERLSSTRSNVSNVEPHSTDDYSSSGGGAGGSAPSTAAAPKERRKFVDTSVLDALRKQATETVQPARGSSYSSIFGEAKPVDTTEKELEIEKKLLSSKQAAIAATTAANEESDKSTDQQESTNDVGGDVSAPAATAAISVSSNNTASNDRPNRIDHREYQHRDHRSNDQDSIPPRRRANGGIGSNRMGGVGGGMRRDYDDRNNGALGDRRMGGGMRGPRGDHDRDRMGNNAPRMRRDGPRGDSYINNSSGGGGYNDRRRFGDRDRIGGRRGYGDDNVAPRYQDRGPRGGGGGGYDNDRNRYHSSGSDYHEWSNDRDLDSKQISYASTNKFEHLGETDDHGSE, from the exons atGTCTTCATCACagattcaaaatcaacagGCAAATAATGCCGATACAAATAATAGCCAGAATGTATCAG GAAAATCAAaaggaaaacaaaagaaaaaaggtgAAAAATTGGATGTTGATCTTTTCTTTGCCAATACAACAACCAATTGGGCATCAATAATGGAAGATGATTCGGAGAATGATATTATTCCACCAAGTCAATATAATCTTCCGGATGCGCCAAAAGCATTggtaaatgaaattgatccTTCACAATTACCATCGGTACCACCATTTAAAATACATTTACGTAATTTACATTATGATTTGGAAAAAGAAGATCTTGAAGGATTATTTAAAAATCTTACT GTTGTCGacattcaaatgatcaaagATCGTACCATACGTACAGCATGGGTCGAATTTGAAACGAAACAAGATCTTATTCAAGCATTAGATCTAAATAATCGTGCAGTTCGTGGTCGTAATATTTCAATGTCATTAGATCGTGGTGGTAGTGATCGTTatggtagtggtg ATCGCCGTGGCCGTAGTGGATTTGGTGGCCGAGATAATACATCAAGTGATTGGCGTTTACGAGACACAATGCCACCGAAACAAGTATATCCACCACCATCAGTTGAATCATATGATCAGGTACCAAAAACCGGCGGATATGGTGGTAATCGTGGCCCAAGACGTTatggagatgatgatggtggttatgctccaccaccatcacatcGTAATGATTATAGTGGTGGACGTAGTGGTGGATATGATGATAGAGGTGATGATCGTTCCGGCTATGATGATCGTTATGGCCGTCGTAATGATTATGGCCATCGACGTGGTAATGATTCTAGTGGTGGTATGAGTGGTGGCGATGGTGGAAATTGGAGAAGAAATGATAAGCCACAGGAAGAGCCAAGTAATTGGCGACGAGAGGTCCCATCAATaccacatcaacaacaacaagatcatTCATCGTATGAACAACCACGTGGTGGTCGATCATTAcgttatgatgataataatgtatcATCACGTGCAATGTTACCGCCACGTATGGCAtccgatcaacaacaacaacaacaatcatcatatcgtaatgatgatacatctggttataatgatgatttgtattCAACACCATTACCAACTCGTACTagcaatcaatcaatagatCATCATACAGATATGCAGCAACCATCTTCAAGAGCATTAAGAAATGAATCCTCCTCTGCATATGATCAGCGACgatcaataaatgaacaatattatcaatcaaatgatcaatcacGATCGGGTCATCGTAATCCACCATTAATGGACCACCAACCACGTGAGCGTCTTTCATCAACACGTTCGAATGTATCGAATGTTGAACCACATTCAACTGATGATtatagtagtagtggtggtggggCTGGTGGATCTGCTCCATCAACAGCTGCTGCACCAAAAGAACGTCGTAAATTCGTCGATACATCAGTGTTGGATGCATTGAGAAAACAGGCAACCGAAACGGTTCAACCAGCAAGAGGTTCAAGTTATAGCTCAATTTTCGGTGAAGCTAAACCTGTCGATACGACGgaaaaagaattggaaattgagaaaaaacttttaagtTCAAAACAAGCGGCCATCGCTGCAACAACAGCCGCCAATGAAGAATCCGATAAGTCAACTGATCAACAAGAATCCACAAatgatgttggtggtgaTGTATCAGCACCGGCTGCTACTGCTGCTATTTCTGTTTCATCTAATAATACTGCTAGTAATGATCGGCCAAATCGTATTGATCATCGAGAATATCAACATAGAGATCATCGTAGTAATGATCAAGATTCAATTCCACCAAGACGTCGTGCCAATGGTGGTATCGGTTCAAATCGAAtgggtggtgttggtggtggaaTGCGAAGAGATTATGATGACCGAAATAATGGTGCCTTAGGTGATAGACGCATGGGCGGTGGTATGCGTGGACCAAGAGGTGATCATGATCGTGATCGAATGGGTAATAATGCACCACGTATGCGTAGAGATGGACCACGTGGAGATagttatataaataatagtagcggtggtggtggatacAATGATCGTCGTAGATTTGGTGACCGCGATCGTATTGGTGGACGTCGTggttatggtgatgataatgtcgcACCACGATATCAAGATCGTGGTCCAcgtggtggtggcggcggcggttatgataatgatcgtaATCGTTATCATAGTAGCGGTAGTGATTATCATGAATGGTCTAATGATAGAGATTTAGATTCAAAACAG